The Xenopus laevis strain J_2021 chromosome 7S, Xenopus_laevis_v10.1, whole genome shotgun sequence genome includes a window with the following:
- the LOC121396150 gene encoding Friend virus susceptibility protein 1-like, translating into MIGDDIEEGKLRPIVTTKQRRAVTQRAGNTNRDQDYRGNAEAAEQQYTEETSSYTAGELTELGQKFDQKGGESILKWILRVWDLGGDGIMLTSREAIGLGSIAKDPRVRLYLRRARDTTVTFSLLHLIRASVLQVYDTPTEMMDSTPWRTIGEGIQRLREYGCVSSLIADPLASATPNTPTIKEMWSGPDMAPFTAHMKNKLLVGSPIHLKVPLFTMLSALDAKQGVIHEAATLLSQLGELERTGETIARQRDVKKKGYRKVKNQPQADVLKFASEWSS; encoded by the coding sequence ATGATAGGAGATGATATAGAAGAAGGAAAACTAAGGCCAATAGTAACTACCAAACAAAGGAGAGCAGTAACTCAAAGAGCAGGCAATACTAACAGAGATCAGGATTACAGAGGAAATGCAGAAGCAGCAGAACAGCAATATACAGAGGAAACAAGTTCATATACTGCAGGAGAATTAACAGAGTTGGGTCAGAAATTTGACCAGAAAGGAGGTGAAAGTATCCTTAAATGGATCTTGCGAGTGTGGGATTTGGGTGGGGATGGTATCATGCTTACTAGCAGGGAAGCAATAGGATTAGGCAGTATTGCTAAAGACCCTCGGGTGCGGCTTTATCTGAGGAGAGCACGTGATACTACTGTGACTTTTTCCCTGTTACATTTGATAAGGGCTTCAGTCTTACAAGTGTATGATACGCCCACTGAAATGATGGATTCTACCCCATGGCGTACTATAGGGGAGGGAATACAAAGGTTAAGAGAGTATGGATGTGTGAGCAGCTTGATTGCTGATCCGTTAGCTTCAGCAACCCCAAATACACCTACAATAAAAGAGATGTGGTCAGGGCCAGATATGGCTCCCTTTACTGcacacatgaaaaataaattgcttgTAGGATCGCCCATCCATTTGAAAGTCCCATTGTTTACAATGTTAAGTGCTTTAGATGCCAAGCAGGGTGTTATTCATGAAGCTGCTACATTGCTGAGTCAGCTGGGTGAGTTAGAACGCACAGGAGAAACCATTGCTAGGCAgcgggatgtaaaaaaaaagggg